A region from the Planctomycetota bacterium genome encodes:
- the rplE gene encoding 50S ribosomal protein L5 encodes MAKGSKEQRPQKVTALKTEERPNTDVPPVRLQKHYRDAVVPKLKEQFGYSNLHAIPKLEKIVISMGLGKAMVAGDKIRMELAEKELTQIAGQKPVRTKAKKSVAGFKVREGLETGLMVTLRGARMYEFLDRLIHLAIPRVKDFRGLSPKSFDKQGNYNFGLNEQVVFPEIDSASATYQQGMNVTIATTAATPDEGRALLNGFDFPFRKEDQAA; translated from the coding sequence ATGGCCAAAGGAAGCAAAGAACAACGCCCGCAGAAGGTGACTGCCCTCAAGACCGAGGAGCGGCCCAACACCGACGTTCCGCCGGTGCGTCTGCAGAAGCATTACCGCGACGCCGTCGTGCCGAAGCTCAAGGAGCAGTTCGGCTACTCGAACCTGCATGCGATTCCCAAGCTCGAGAAAATCGTCATCTCGATGGGCCTGGGCAAGGCGATGGTTGCCGGCGACAAGATCCGCATGGAACTCGCCGAGAAAGAGCTGACGCAGATCGCTGGTCAGAAGCCCGTCCGCACCAAGGCCAAGAAGTCGGTCGCCGGCTTCAAGGTTCGCGAAGGTCTGGAGACCGGCCTGATGGTCACGCTCCGCGGGGCCCGCATGTACGAGTTCTTAGATCGCCTGATCCACCTCGCGATCCCGCGCGTCAAGGACTTCCGCGGCCTGTCGCCCAAGAGCTTCGACAAGCAGGGCAACTACAACTTCGGCCTGAACGAGCAGGTCGTCTTCCCCGAGATCGACTCGGCGTCGGCGACCTACCAGCAGGGCATGAACGTCACCATCGCCACGACCGCCGCCACGCCCGACGAGGGCCGGGCGCTGCTCAACGGCTTCGACTTCCCCTTCCGCAAAGAAGACCAGGCCGCCTGA
- the rpsH gene encoding 30S ribosomal protein S8 encodes MSMQDPIADMLTRIRNGNRVGRKSVLVKASKVCRGIAGVLKDEGFIEGFDDVPDAPGTGHQGMIRVHLKYTLGGDKAIQEIRRYSKPGRRVYRGVADMPRVLDGLGINVVSTSRGVMSDRKCRDENVGGELLCQVA; translated from the coding sequence ATGAGCATGCAGGACCCCATCGCGGACATGCTGACCCGCATCCGCAACGGCAACCGAGTCGGCCGCAAGTCGGTTCTCGTCAAGGCGAGCAAGGTCTGCCGTGGCATCGCGGGCGTTCTCAAGGACGAGGGCTTCATCGAAGGCTTCGACGACGTCCCGGACGCGCCCGGCACCGGCCACCAGGGCATGATCCGCGTCCACCTCAAGTACACGCTCGGCGGCGACAAGGCGATCCAGGAGATCCGTCGCTACTCCAAGCCCGGCCGACGCGTCTATCGCGGCGTTGCCGACATGCCCCGCGTCCTGGACGGCCTGGGCATCAACGTCGTCTCCACCAGCCGCGGCGTCATGAGCGACCGCAAGTGCCGCGACGAAAACGTCGGCGGCGAGCTCTTGTGCCAGGTCGCCTGA
- the rpsN gene encoding 30S ribosomal protein S14 gives MATTAWIVKQKKRDALRQKHWEKRQQLKAEGDYAGLARLPRDSSPVRGHKRCALTGRSRGYMGKFNICRHQFRDLALKGMIPGVRKSSW, from the coding sequence ATGGCCACCACCGCCTGGATCGTCAAGCAGAAGAAGCGCGACGCACTGCGTCAGAAGCACTGGGAGAAGCGTCAGCAGCTCAAGGCCGAGGGCGACTACGCCGGGCTGGCCCGCCTGCCGCGCGACTCGTCGCCCGTGCGTGGCCACAAGCGTTGCGCCCTGACCGGCCGCTCGCGTGGCTACATGGGCAAGTTCAACATCTGCCGTCACCAGTTCCGCGACCTCGCCCTCAAGGGCATGATTCCCGGCGTCCGCAAGAGCAGCTGGTAA